From the genome of Salvia hispanica cultivar TCC Black 2014 unplaced genomic scaffold, UniMelb_Shisp_WGS_1.0 HiC_scaffold_1398, whole genome shotgun sequence:
ATTTTATATGGACAAACAACGTGCTTGATCTCAACACGATTCTTGTCcaaatgaatcaaataatgAAACGAACCAAGAATTGTGACATCCACCTCCAATTTCTAGTGATCAAGATTCTAttcaaactaattaaaaagagaaatattgCAAATCGGGGACCAAAGTTGAAAGATTTTCGACACTTTTAATGTTCGAAATCAAAATTGTCATGCCTTTTAGTAGTGGAAAaccacatattttttttctatatattgtgAAGACAATTAGCAGggaaaaaaacttaaattgTCGAGTTGAGTTGAAACAAGATCCCATCATTTATCACGACGATAAATCATCCTTTTAGAATAGTCTAAttgatggagggagtaatctcgtaattaaataattcaatttaataaatttagtcGGCaccttttaattaaatagcTTCGTTAGGATCATGGAcacatagtagtattaaagAGTAACGAGTGtgtaaagtaaataaattcaagGAGTATTAGATTAGTATTTTGAtgaacataaaaatatcaaaaaattaaattaaaaatatcaaatttgtgAGGCAGTCCTACCCCCCATAAAATCTGGAAAATGGAACTAATTCTAATTGTAATGATGATATTataagatattattttattcggGAACAAACATAATTAATGGTGTCAAGTCATCGTGAAGcttaaatcaaatcaattaatattgatatgaTATTTGAAATCTAATTACtattcttaaataaaataattataaattaggcTTTATTAAATTGCTGAATAAATCAAGTCTCAAATTAGATGATAATGATgctccatatatatatgaataatctTGCGCTTAAgcgtttaatatttttattatatagtacttaaataaaatacatacatTTAACTAATAGCGCCCcataaatattttggattGAATCATATATAGCTTTTAGAAGTCTCTAGAGTCTAATACAACCCCACTAATTAGTCAAGGGAAAAAGTAGACATGGCTATCAGGTcaatttttcaagaaataatTCTCCACCGTTAGCAAATCACTCAGTTAcatcatatactactattttggcTTGttaaattagatattttttatattcattagACTTCTTTTTTGCTACCAAAAGAATTGCTCAATCTAATAGAGTAATAGAACTatagtttttgaaaattatatggtactataaaatagtgcagcaaataattcataaacGTCGTAGCAATCAGCATTGTGTCTGCATCAATGTTGTCGTTATTGTCTTTTCCTTCCTTTCCTCCCTATACTTCAATTCAATGGATATTGGATGATGGGTTGTGGAATAATAGacttttgatataaaaaatattgaatttcggattataaatatacttttatttcaGTTTGGGATAACGTTTCGACTTTCTTGGGGGCGATCGTGCTTCGCCATTTGGAAAATCATGTGttgaaatttattgatttaaatatGACTTATTCCATTATCTTCAAGATTAATTGGTCACACCATTTACTTCCCCTATTTTTAATAGATAAATCAGAAATCCGCATTATCAGTTATGAATACTCtgcaaaaataaatgttaatacaaatatttacTCGTGAATTGAACTAGGTCAGCATTGAAATTTCAGGTACCCTATTCAAAATATGTACTTTCTACCTTCtcccaattattttattcctcaAGTCCTTCTcaagtactactaatattttgcatattcaaatttcaatgagCGTAACGTTTGTAACGTGAACTCAAACCATCGAATATTTATTTCAGGAATAATTCCGATTCCAAAACCAATTTTTCAGTCATCCACACCAAAACTTCATCTCAAATCTTAAAGCAATCCAACTAATTTCAACGATCAACAATTATCTAAAGAACTAAATTGAGagtaatattatatagtaagtactaataatgtggataagcatcaaataaaataatccaatCCAAAACTAAAGAATCAAAGCCAATtgcaaatacaaaattcataacttAACAAAGATATATTGACAAACCAATccatccactaccaaaaaacAAGACTACTACTAGTTGGCCTTTCCTACTTATTTGCTACCaaccaacacaaaaaaaaagggggggaaCGAGATTTCTATCGCGTGACATACATTCAGGGATGCGACCTCCTATCTTTTAACGGAGAAGTCTACGGATCGAAACTCGACGATCCCCCTTCCCTAAGCCTAACAAAAGGATGCTAGTATGTGACAACACACAACCATCACCACCATATTTTTACAAACTCAACTTCAACCACAAATTTACATGGCAAAGTATAAACCAAGAAACACACACATGTTTCATGGTTGCTGTGATCTGAGATTTTGATTTACACTCTGATGCTCCTCCTCGACCCGTGAGGCTGCAACACGATCCGGGGCTCGTCCTCTCTTTTCCTCTTTGGTAGGGACAGAGAAGAGATGGTTCGGGCTGAGATCACCTTCTTCACAAGCAGCCTCCACCGGGGGTCGTTCCCTCGTCTGTCTTGTTGAATCTTTAACTTGAAATGTCTGTGACAGAGCATACCAAACTTTAGTTGATTGTAGGACCAGCTgtatttaaattgaagtgTTTGTTCCTACTTATATTTCATCCCAACCCCACTAAAGTTATCATAGCCTACAcctaaattatagtagtatcataTATTTGACAACCAATAACAAAATCAGATCTAGCAAGGCATATTCATGGTCCAAAATCAGTGAACATATCTGGCAGATTCATCAAAAAAAGGTATATAACCCAACAATGACAGCTTGAttcatttcccttttcataGAGAATGTAGAGCAAATTAGCATATCTCACCAAATAAAGTAATCTATATATGCTAAAAAACTAGACTCTTTCTATCTGGCTAATCCAAGTGAATTCCCCAATGCTTAGGCGCTTAGCTAAATCAAGCAATTAAGTAAAGATTGAAAGACCAAGAAATGCTTCTCATTACCTGCAGAGGGGGACTCTGCATTCATCCGGCTGATCACAAATCGAAGAGTGCAGCTTGAATAGCTGCCACATCCTGGAACAACGCGAACACCCTCCATTAACCCTCTTCTTGCAAGCACCAAAATGCTTGATCAGAAGCTGAATCCCTTGGCAGGTCGAGAACTTGCTGCACGGGCCCTTATGCTCATTCGGGTCCATGTCACACGGGCCAACGCTCGTGCATCCCTCCGAACATATATGCTCGAGACAGTCCATTGCTTCGCTCAGTTGCATATACAAGCTCTGCTCCTCCCTATGCCTCCtcgttttcttcttcctctacACCAATCAACAATAttccatcaatatcaaatcaaGAATCCAAAACACACAACATAAAAGAAGCTCAAGGTTTAAGTTAAGGTGTATACCGATTCAGTTTCATCGATGAATTGTAAAATCTCGAGCTCGAGATAGGGATCATGCTCTTGCAAGAACCTCCACGCCTCGGTCTCCTCGACAGCTTTATATTTATCAGACACCAATCTCATACACTTGAGGTAGAGATCCGGCGCGTTGCACAATCTTGCAAGCTGAAGCACATCAACCACGTTTTCCACGCTCAATCGCTTAGCTAAACCTCTTGTGCATATCTGCTTCAGCTGCTGCACAGAGTAGACATGCGACAAGGCTAAGAGGTGGATTCCGTAGCTCTCCATATGCTCATCGCTGCACCTGAAAAAAACACCAAACCGGAAGGGCAATTTAGTAAATACAGTTTTGACAGAATTACAAGTTCCTGTGATGTTGGAAAACTCTGTAATTCGCCGCGCCTACCAAAACAGTAACTcgaatcaataaaatatctaCGATCCACCAACTGAGAACGCGGAAAATAAGCCACGTGTCGAGTAGGTTGTGAAATGGACGGCGGAtgtgaaagttattttttgtgCTACTTTAATTGGtccaatttaaaaaattttattgctTGAGAGCTGGAATAgctttttgaataaaaaactgGAAAAAATACATTTGTTGATTAGAACAACAAACTTACTTATTGAAATAGAGAAACTGGAGGAAGACATGGACGGCGTCATACGGTACGCCGGAGATCGTGATTTTCCGTTCACTGCTCCGGTGCTTCTCCGGCCTCTCGATTATGCTCTCCAGCACTGCCGATGCCGATGCCTGCAAATTAtcccaattattaaaaaaaatgccacAATTTAACAATTCCGATCAAAAAACAGagatttgtgtta
Proteins encoded in this window:
- the LOC125198365 gene encoding BTB/POZ and TAZ domain-containing protein 1-like; the protein is MVQLKKKLSGKMRLKYTPPYAGAGDMPEPDMFVLTSAGQRIPAHSKILASASAVLESIIERPEKHRSSERKITISGVPYDAVHVFLQFLYFNKCSDEHMESYGIHLLALSHVYSVQQLKQICTRGLAKRLSVENVVDVLQLARLCNAPDLYLKCMRLVSDKYKAVEETEAWRFLQEHDPYLELEILQFIDETESRKKKTRRHREEQSLYMQLSEAMDCLEHICSEGCTSVGPCDMDPNEHKGPCSKFSTCQGIQLLIKHFGACKKRVNGGCSRCSRMWQLFKLHSSICDQPDECRVPLCRHFKLKIQQDRRGNDPRWRLLVKKVISARTISSLSLPKRKREDEPRIVLQPHGSRRSIRV